From Carya illinoinensis cultivar Pawnee chromosome 5, C.illinoinensisPawnee_v1, whole genome shotgun sequence, one genomic window encodes:
- the LOC122310166 gene encoding LOW QUALITY PROTEIN: metalloendoproteinase 2-MMP (The sequence of the model RefSeq protein was modified relative to this genomic sequence to represent the inferred CDS: inserted 3 bases in 2 codons; substituted 2 bases at 2 genomic stop codons), translating to NLFDFHADDKFDGLSKLKHYLQHFGYITNSTSNYIDDYFDNAFQATIETYQKNFNLNVTGELNPQTIQQIVVINPPRCGVPDIINGSPTTNSGKMMSSSNGMHFQTVSHYNFFPSTPRWPKCKQNLTYAFLPESXLSNDVKSVFSRAFNRWAMVTALTFMQTESFNDANIXIVFFVGDHGDKETFDGLLGTLAHXSMSVVDLMLVAVHEIGHILGLGHSSVENAIMYLTILSQTRKVELANDDILGIQELYGANPXFNGSSSTLVAQNEGGTDYGAT from the exons AACCTCTTCGACTTCCACGCAGACGATAAATTTGACGGCTTGTCCAAGCTTAAGCACTACTTGCAACACTTCGGTTACATCACCAACTCCACGTCCAATTACATTGATGACTACTTCGACAACGCTTTCCAAGCCACCATCGAGACCTACCAGAAAAACTTCAACCTGAATGTCACGGGAGAGCTCAACCCACAGACCATCCAACAGATCGTTGTTATAAAtcccccaag ATGCGGTGTCCCTGATATCATCAATGGCTCCCCGACCACGAACTCTGGGAAAATGATGTCATCGTCTAACGGCATGCACTTCCAGACCGTCtctcattacaactttttcccTAGCACACCACGATGGCCTAAATGCAAGCAAAACCTGACCTATGCGTTCCTGCCAGAAAGTTAGCTCTCAAACGACGTCAAGAGTGTGTTCTCTAGGGCCTTCAACCGGTGGGCTATGGTGACGGCACTAACATTCATGCAGACAGAGTCGTTCAATGACGCCAACATCTAGATTGTGTTCTTTGTGGGTGACCATGGGGACAAAGAGACATTTGACGGTTTGCTTGGGACACTAGCCCA GTCGATGTCGGTAGTAGACCTCATGTTGGTGGCTGTGCATGAGATTGGGCATATTCTAGGGCTGGGCCACTCCTCGGTGGAGAATGCGATCATGTACTTGACGATTTTGTCTCAGACGAGGAAGGTGGAACTTGCCAATGATGATATATTGGGAATTCAGGAGCTGTACGGAGCCAATC CCTTCAATGGTTCATCTAGTACTCTGGTAGCTCAGAATGAGGGAGGAACCGATTATGGTGCAACCTAG